Genomic segment of Kibdelosporangium phytohabitans:
CGAACTCGTTGTCCAGCGCGGCCTTGATGCTGTCGTGGTCCAGGCCGGACTCACTCAGCACGTGCTTCGTAGCCGGGTCCGGATCGACCGCGATGGCGAGCAGCAGGTGCTGCGCCTCGATCGTCGCCGACCGGTCCTGGTGGGCTTCTTGCCCCGCTTGCTCGATGAGTTTGTGCAGGTACTTGTCGAAGTTGCTCGCCATCAACGCCTCCTGAGCCGCACGCCCGCGGCGATCAGCCGCTGGGCGTGTTTCTTGTGCACCGCTTGACGCGTGATCCCCAGCGCCTCGGCGACCTGGGGCCAGCTCCAGCCGGACCGCATCGCCTGCTCGACGGCCGCGTCTTCCAGCTGGTCGGCCAGTCGCCGCAATGCCACCACGGCCGCGAGACCGTCGGCGGGCTGGTTCGGTAGCTCGGACATGCGAGCAACTCTAGTTGACAAAATCGGGCATAGTCAACCTGGGTTGCTTACGTCAGGTGTCGGGCAGCTCGGTGGTCAGCGGCTGCCACTCGTCACCCAGCTCGTGCATCCGCTTCAGCTCGGCCAGCCCGGCGAGCCAGCCCGCCTCATGCTGGGCCGCGCTGTTGCTGGTGGGTGCTTGGCTTGCGCTGCTACTGGCGGGTGCTTGGGGTGCGCTGTGCGCGGGTGCATGGTGAGTGTGTAAGCGTGCCCACCTATGGCCCGCTCGCCGTCGTGTGCCGGGTTTTTGACGGATGATGTCTGATTGCGTCAGCGCTGCTGGTTACGTTGGAGTGCGGCTTCCGGCCCCATGTGCGGCTACCAGCGCTGGTCATACGGTGTTGGTTGCGTTCCAGCCAGTTCTCCGAGATCTTGCGCATGCTTGCTGGCGATACCTGCTTACCGCTTCCCCCGCCTCAGGAAGCAGAGGCCGAGAGCAATAGCCAGAGGCCAGAAGCCCGCAAATCCCGCAAAGCAAAGGGGTTCAGCACCAAAAGTCCGAAAACCCAAGAGCGGTGCCGATTTTACATGGGTGGGGGTGGCCGTGAGCTTGTGGGCGTGGAGAGCCCCGCCACTTTGGACAGTGCGGTGCCATAGGTACTGCAAGGGACTCCGCCTTTACGCTCGATGAGGCCACCCCGGGGGTTCCCATGTCACATCGGCGCCGCCCCAACCCACCGGAGGGTCAAGAACAAAGGCATAGCCAAAAAGGAGCCGACAACGAAAAGCTGTCAACGTGGCACAGGGTCCAGCCGGCAAGCGTGCGCGATCCGCAGCCCGAACCGACCAGATACTGCCGTGAAACCCTTTGCTCGCAACGGTGTCAAGGAGGAACGCTCATCGCGGCAGCCGGTGTATGAACTCGTCGTTGGTCTGCGTCTGACGTAGTTTGTCGAGCAGGACAGTGATGTCGCGGTCGTGCAGGGCACGCCGCACGATCTTGGTCGCCACCTGCTCATGGGGCGTCAGCAGGAGGTCTTCGCGGCGAGTGCCGGTCTGGCCGGGGTCGATCGCCGGGAAGACCCGCTTGTTGGCCAGGCCGCGGTCGAGCCTGACCTCGGCGTTGCCCGTCGACTTGTACTCCTCGAACATCACGCTGTCGCCCACCGATCCGGTTTCCACGAGAGCGGTGGCGAAGATGGTGACCGAGCCGCCGTTCTCGATGTTGCGGGCCGCGCCGAGCAGACGCTTCGGGTGCACCAGCGCGCCGGAGTCGATGCCCCCGGTCAGGATCCGGCCGGAGTTGGTCGCGCTCAGGTTGTAGGCGCGGCCGAGCCTGGTCAGCGAATCCATCACGATCACGACGTCCTTGCCTGCCTCGGCGAGCCGTTTCGCGCGTTCGACGGCCAGTTCGGCGATGGCGACGTGGTCGCGCGGCGGCAGGTCGAAGGTGGCGGCGATCACCTCGCCGGGCACGGACCTGGCGAAGTCGGTCACCTCCTCCGGTCGTTCGCCGATCAGCAGCAGCATCTGGTGGCATTCCGGGTGGTTCTTCGCAATGCCGTGCGCGATTGCTTGCAGGACAGTGGTTTTGCCCGCTTTCGGCGGGGCCACGATCAGGGCTCGCTGGCCCTTGCCGACCGGCATCAGCAGGTCGAGCGCCCTCGTGGTCAGCTCGTGCTGCTCGGTTTCCAGCTTGAGCCGTTCGTCGGGGTAGACGGTGACCAGGTCGGCGAAGTCGGGACGGGGCCGCGGCGGCTGGCCGTTGACCGAGTCGACCTCGGTGAGCCTGCGCTCGTCCGCGCGGCCCGCGACCGTGTCACCACGGCGGATGCCGTGCTTGCGGACCAGTCCGATGGGGACCTGGACGTCGCCGGGACCGGGCAGGTAGCCCTCCGCCCGGACATGCGCTTTGCCGTCCACTATGTCGAGAATTCCGGTGATTTCGTGCATGGGTGTTCCTCAAGGTGTGGGTATGCCGGGAAAAGTCGTCCGGCGAAGGTGGTGAAGAAAGACTCTTTGCGGGAGGCCGACTGCCTGCATCCACAAAGGGAGACGCCCCGAGGGTACCCACAGATCTCCTCGGGGCGCAACTGCCTTGATCCGGCGGCCTAGCAGATGCTGTCCGACGGCTTGGGGTTGCCGAGGCCGAACAGCGGCCGCAGGCGCAGGCCGATCCACGTCCCGCCCAGCGCGAACAGCCCCCACAACCAGCCGTGCAGGCTGCCGACCGAGATGCCGCCGAGGTAGGCGCCGATGTTGCAGCCACCGGCCAGCCGGGCGCCGATACCCATCAGCACCCCACCGAGCACCGCTGCGAGCGCGGTCCGCCACGGGATCTGGCTGTGGATCTTCCACGCACCGGCCGCCGCGGCGGCGACCGCCGCGCCGATCATGATGCCGATGTTGGTCAGGCTGGTCTTGTCCGTCCAGATCGGCGCGGCCAGCGACTTCGCGTTGGCGGTCGACCGCCAGAACTCCCACGTCTCCGGGTGCGCCCCGAACAGCTGGAGGAGTTTGGCTCCCCACAACGCGAACGCGGACGTCACGCCCCAGATCCCGCCGGACACCAGGAAAACGGCCGCCGCGAGCACGCCGAGCACGATCGCGCCGACGAGCACCGGCCACGAGCCGCGGAACACGCGGGCTGGTCCGTGCGCGGTCGGCACCACGTCGACCGGTGGCGGGTTGCGCTTGGCCTGCACCAGTTTGGTGACCCACACGATCGCCACGAGCGCGCCGATCGTGATCAGCCACGACCCGAGCCAGCCGACGTGGTCGGCCAGCAGCACACCCGGCAGCGCGGGCCACCCGGTGAACAACGGGAAAGCCCACGTGTAGAACACCGAACCGGCGATGAAACCGCCGAGTGTCAACACGATCGCGGACTGCCCCGAGCCGACGGCGAACAGCGTGCCGGACGCGCACGCGCCGCCGAGTTGCATGCCGATCGCGAACAACACCGCGCCGACGAACAGCGCCAGTCCGAGCGGTCCGCCACTGGCCTGCGGAACCGAGCCGAACAAGCCGGAGCCGGTCGAGATGATCAACGCGATCAGCGTGGCCGCCGTGCCGAGCAACAACGTGTGCGCCCGCAGGCCCTGGCCGTTGCCGACCGCGATCAGCTGCCGCCACGCGGAAGTGAACCCGAACCGGGAATGGAACAGCGCCAGTCCCAGTCCGAGGCCCAGAATGAGCAGTACGGCCGGTTTCGCGCCGAACGAAGCCCAGACGTACCAGGTCAGTCCCGCTGCCAGCGCGCCGGCGACGGCCAGCGGGACCACCTTGACCGGCTCGGCGGGCCGCGGCACCGGCGCGGCGCACGACGTGGGGAACAGCTGTGTCTCTGCGGGGGTGGTCACCGGGACCTCCTGTCCTCATGGGGAGAGTCCCAGCCGCGGGGGCGGCTGGGACTCGGGGGCCGGGTGGCTCAGTTGGGGATGATCCCGTTCGGTGCCTTGACGACCGACTGGATCAGCCCGAACACCGGGATGCCGAGCGGCGCGAACGTCCACGTGTTGTTCAGGTCGCTGGTGTCCGGTTCGTCCACGATCACCGGGTCAGCCGTGGCCGGTACCGCGCTGAGCACGAACAGCGTTGCCGCGACCGCCGTGATGGTCTTCCTCATCTGACTTCCTTTCAGCCGCCGACCAGCTTGAGCAGGTCGAACACCGGGGCGATGGCCTGTGGCAGGCCGGTGGCAGGCGCCAGCACGCTGCCG
This window contains:
- the rho gene encoding transcription termination factor Rho, producing the protein MHEITGILDIVDGKAHVRAEGYLPGPGDVQVPIGLVRKHGIRRGDTVAGRADERRLTEVDSVNGQPPRPRPDFADLVTVYPDERLKLETEQHELTTRALDLLMPVGKGQRALIVAPPKAGKTTVLQAIAHGIAKNHPECHQMLLLIGERPEEVTDFARSVPGEVIAATFDLPPRDHVAIAELAVERAKRLAEAGKDVVIVMDSLTRLGRAYNLSATNSGRILTGGIDSGALVHPKRLLGAARNIENGGSVTIFATALVETGSVGDSVMFEEYKSTGNAEVRLDRGLANKRVFPAIDPGQTGTRREDLLLTPHEQVATKIVRRALHDRDITVLLDKLRQTQTNDEFIHRLPR
- a CDS encoding YeeE/YedE family protein; this encodes MTTPAETQLFPTSCAAPVPRPAEPVKVVPLAVAGALAAGLTWYVWASFGAKPAVLLILGLGLGLALFHSRFGFTSAWRQLIAVGNGQGLRAHTLLLGTAATLIALIISTGSGLFGSVPQASGGPLGLALFVGAVLFAIGMQLGGACASGTLFAVGSGQSAIVLTLGGFIAGSVFYTWAFPLFTGWPALPGVLLADHVGWLGSWLITIGALVAIVWVTKLVQAKRNPPPVDVVPTAHGPARVFRGSWPVLVGAIVLGVLAAAVFLVSGGIWGVTSAFALWGAKLLQLFGAHPETWEFWRSTANAKSLAAPIWTDKTSLTNIGIMIGAAVAAAAAGAWKIHSQIPWRTALAAVLGGVLMGIGARLAGGCNIGAYLGGISVGSLHGWLWGLFALGGTWIGLRLRPLFGLGNPKPSDSIC